A stretch of DNA from Blastocatellia bacterium:
GCCATCGTGGATACAGATTACGCAAAGAAACAGAACGCCCCGGTCGGCGCTCAGATTGAGTTGTTTGGCCGGCCGTTTCGTGTGGTCGGCATCTACACGCCAGAGAGCGGCCCTCGCATCAAGATTCCCCTTGATGTGATGCAACAAGCATCAGGCAGCGTGGATCAATGCTCGACGTTTCTCATTCGCGTGCATCAGCCGGCGGAACAAGAACTGGTCGCGCAACGCATACAAGAACATTTCGGGACACGGCCACGTCGCATTATTCTGACGCGTGACTTGCCAGCCATTTACGCTCAGGCCTCGCCGGCGATCAATACGTTCTTGGATGTTGTCATCGGATTGGAAGCGGTGATCGGCATGCTGGTCATCCTGCTGACGATGTATACGAGCATTAAAGAACGAACTCGTGAAATCGGCATTCTCAAGAGTCTGGGCGCTTCCAAGCGGTTCATCGCCGCAGTGATCGAAAAAGAGGCATTCGTGATCAGTCTAATCGGCGTGCTCGTCGGACTGATCGTTTCCTATGCGGTGGGAATTGGGTTGCGAACCGCGATGGATATGGCGGTTGATTTTAGACCGCGCTGGTTGCTGCTGGCTGGCCTGGTTGGCTTGGCCAGCGGGTTGATCGGCGCGCTCTATCCAGCCCTGCTGGCCGCCAAACAAGACCCCGTCGAAGCGCTCAGTTATGAATAACCAACGGAACCAAGATCGAAGTTCGCACAAGCAATATCCTATGAAAAGTCATACATCCCATTTCCAGCGAGTCCGAGCAACGATGAACAAAATCACAATGACAAGTCGTCTCTCAAAGATCATTCGCTCGTATGGCAGAGCCCAAGCCATCTGTGCTGTGATTGTCATCGCATTGACACTCCTGCTCGGCGCAGCGCGAAGCCAAACGCCGGAGCCACCCAAGCGGGTCAAGACAAGTGTGCTGCTTTCGGTGGATCAGGCGCATCCGGGCAGCTCATTTCAAGCAGCCGTCATTGCTGAGCTGGAGAAGCCCTGGCATATCAATGCGCACAAGCCGACGTTGGATTTCTTAATTCCGACAGAGTTGACATTGGAACCGCTCGATGGTTTCACCATCGGGCCGGTGCAGTATCCGGCTGCCAAGCGGATGAAGTTTGAGTTCGCTGACGAGCCGCTGGATGTGTATGAGGGGCGGGTCATCATGCGTGTGCCGCTCACGGTAGCGCGTGATGTCG
This window harbors:
- a CDS encoding ABC transporter permease; its protein translation is MDDLVLANIKHRPGRTSISVLGVALGVCLTMLTLGLVHGMIRARAEREANIGAEIMVVDGEAGGVDSWASLRLPVREAEQLRQIEGVKAVVPVGQYFITSTTGIGIRSVEGIPIEQYRAVSHIQIIEGRFLRGGDEAIVDTDYAKKQNAPVGAQIELFGRPFRVVGIYTPESGPRIKIPLDVMQQASGSVDQCSTFLIRVHQPAEQELVAQRIQEHFGTRPRRIILTRDLPAIYAQASPAINTFLDVVIGLEAVIGMLVILLTMYTSIKERTREIGILKSLGASKRFIAAVIEKEAFVISLIGVLVGLIVSYAVGIGLRTAMDMAVDFRPRWLLLAGLVGLASGLIGALYPALLAAKQDPVEALSYE